In the genome of Candidatus Rokuibacteriota bacterium, one region contains:
- a CDS encoding phosphate transport system regulatory protein PhoU, with product GLELHQEPQLKPYIDLPRMAERAQLMVKESLDAFVARDTALARRVCAADGEVDALKEQIFRELLTFMMEDPRTIPRAIRLILISRFLERVADHATNIAEMVIYMVESKMVRHTLA from the coding sequence GGGCCTCGAGCTCCACCAGGAGCCCCAGCTCAAGCCCTACATCGACCTGCCGCGCATGGCCGAGCGCGCCCAGCTCATGGTGAAGGAGAGCCTGGACGCCTTCGTGGCCCGCGACACGGCGCTGGCCCGCCGGGTCTGCGCGGCGGACGGGGAAGTGGACGCGCTCAAGGAGCAGATCTTTCGCGAGCTGCTCACCTTCATGATGGAGGATCCCCGGACCATCCCGCGGGCGATCCGGTTGATCCTCATCTCGCGCTTCCTCGAGCGCGTGGCCGACCACGCGACGAACATCGCCGAGATGGTGATCTACATGGT